The genomic region ACACCTGCGAAGAGGAGCAGCGCAAAGAAGATAGTAGCTTTCTTCATTGAGGTATACCTCCGATTAAACACTTGTCAAAACATCCCGGGAAGCATGCTTCCCGCATGACTCCCCCGAGTTCGAGGCAGCCAAAGCTTGGGTGAGCAAACGCCCCTAGGGGCAGTTGCTCAAGTTGAAGATCGACGCAAACATCCCGAGGTCGGAAATGTCCACTGCGCCAGTCTCATCATAATCAGCGCAGAACTCAGTTCCCTGGTAGGCCGTCGCGAAGACGCCCAGGTCACTAATGTCCACCGCACCGGAACCATCGAGATCGAAGCTGTTGTTGTTGAGATCCAGAACATCAATGACCACACCAACGGCGATCACGTTGAACTGAATACCTGCACAATCAGCACCGAGAGCAACACCACCACGGGGAATCCCCGAGAAGGAAGTGTGGCCAGGATCCGGAGCATAGGTAGAACTGTCTGCGACAAAACCGCCAGCACAGAAGACGACATCGGCGTGCTCCAGCCAAATATCCGTGGAGGCCACTTCGACGGGATCGCCGACTGCATCCAGAGTCCAGACATCAACCGTAGGAACCGATTCGTATCCGCCAGGTGCGGAAGTCAGTGTCGCGGGACAGTCCGCGCAAGTTGCAGAACTATTGGTCGCGTCAACAACGCCCGCCTGGGCGCCGAGAGCGATCATTGCGAGAGCGGCGAGAGCCGCGAAGAGTTTCCTGCTAGTCATCAGCAGAAGCACCTCCTACAAAAAGTCGCAAAAGAGTTTCCGACCCCGAATCCTGACTGGAGAACGGGACCTGAAACCCGGGTGACTACAAGCAAGGGCATTTGCAGGGGCCTCAATAGCCAAAGTTAAAAACTTCAACCACATCAACCCATCCTTGCGGACGGAATTCCCCGAAGGGAGTGATTCCTGTGGCTCGGCAAGTATACCAGACCGGGAATCCAACTGTCAACTGCCATTAAACCAGTCGAAAGCCCTGAAACCGCCAGAATACAAAGGGACTTTCGGTGGGCGAAACAGGATTCGAACCTGTGACCCCCTGCTTGTAAGGCAGGTGCTCTGAACCAGCTGAGCTATTCGCCCCCGGCAGATCCACCGGATCCGCCGTTTTCCGTACGCCCCAACTTGAAAAGAGCCCAGGGAATCAGAAGGCAATAGCCCAGAACCAGCAAAAGCGGCGCAAAGGTCATACTTCCCATGGCCAGAGCCAAATAGCCCAGAATCACGGAAATCAGACCTGCCACAAATAGTCTGGAAAAGACCATATTCTCCTTAAATTCCCACTCTCATCAAGAGGGGCAGGGAATCAAGCTAGACTTGCACCCACCCTCTGTCAACCCGGCTCTCGCCGGATCCGCAGCTTCATTAGGAAGAAATGTACCGAAACTCACAAAATCTCCCAATAATCGGCATGGGAAGGTCTTTTCTTCTCCTGCTCTTTGCTCCGGGGATCTGGGGGGCGCAAAATCCTCTGCAATCTGCCGGCCCGGCCCCCCTCGAGGCGCATCCCCGGCCTGCATCCATCCTCAAAAGGGGAAAAGCTTGCCGGAATAGGGGGAAGCAGGGGGAAGGACAGGAAATCACCGCTATCTGTGCGGAATCCTGCCATTTCGCAAATCCTGCACCTTACTCTGGTGTTCCCGATAGGTCTCAGAAAAGAGGTGGCTCCCATCTCCCCGGGCGACAAAGTAGAGGCTGGGGTCACTGAGGTCAGCCTTCAGCACTGCTTCCAGGCTTCGATAGCCGGGGTTGCAGATGGGGGTCAGGGGAAGGCCCGGGTTCTGATAGGTGTTGTAGGGGCCCTCTATGTCAAGATGCTTATAATAGAGTCTTCGCAGGCGACGCCCGAGACCATAGATGATCGTGGGATCGGCCTCCAGCTTCATTCCCTTGCGCAAGCGGTTCAGGTAAACGGCAGCCACACGCTCTCTCTCCGTGTCCAGACGGGTTTCCGCCTCTACAATGGAGGCCAGAGTCACCCAGTTCCATCGGCCCAGCTCCCGGGCTCTTTCCGGATATTGCTTCTCCAGTTCCCCGATCACCTCCTCGCTGCGCTCGCGGAGACGGCGAACTACGGTCTTTTCACGCACGGGATACTCAAAGGCATAAGTGTCGGGGAAGAGAAAACCCTCCATCCCGGAACCCCCGGCCCCAGAATCCCCTACCGGCGGCGGAGTGTCGAGAAAGCGTGAATGCAGAGAGAGGGAGTCCAGCCCCAGTTGCGAGGCCACCACTCCCGCAGTCTCCTTCAGCCAGAGTCCCTCGGGAATGCGTAGCCAGACTCTCTCCGTCTCGCCCCTTTTCAGGGCGGAAAGAACACGCCCGGGAGCTTCCGGTCGCCGAAAGAGATAACGCCCCGCCTTCAGGTCGCGCCCCCCTCCCAGATAGAGCGCAACACGAAAGAGGCGGTCATTGCGAAGTACGCCCCGGGCCAGCAGACTGTCGGTGATTTCGCCGGAGGTCCAGCCTTCGGGGATCAGAACCAGTTCCTCGGACACCGAATCCTGGCTGGGCAAAGCCCAGGAGACCCAGATGGCAAAGAGAAGATCCAGAATCAGGAGAAGCAGAAGAAGAAGCAAGGGACGGTGCGTCTTGCTAGTACTCATCGCTGCCTCCGGCAATGGAGTCCAGATAGCCCTGCAGAATCAGGGCTGCGGCAATCTGGTCCCAGTCTTTCCGGCTGCCGGGAGGAAAGGCCTTTCGAGCCTCGACACTGCTGAGACGCTCATCCCACAGGTGCACGGGAAGACGGAATCGCTCCACAAGCAGATCCCGTAAGCTCTCGGACTTGAGGGCACTCTCTCCCGCACTGCCATCCATATTGAGCGGGTATCCCAGAACAATACAGTCTACCGCATAGTCATGAATCAGTGTCTCGAGATGATCCAGGAAACTACCCCGTCCCCGGACAAAGGTCTCCAGACCCTGCGCAGTCATGCGGAGAGAGTCGCTAATTGAAAGGCCCACTCTCACCTCACCGGGATCAATGGCCAGCACCCTTCCGCCCGATTCACTCACGCCCCACCTCCCCGGAGAGATCTTTCTCCAGTACCAGCGTGAAGCGCCCTTCATCATCATGCAAGCCGAAGACCCGATCCACCAGAGAGTGGATGATCGAAAGTCCCCGTCCTCTTTCCGGGATCTTGCCGTCCTCCGGCTCCGGGAGCTCGCGAAGGTAATCCGCCGGATCAAAGCCTTCCCCTTCATCACGGATGCGAAAGACAAAGTGTCGGGGATCCGCTTCGATCAGGTAGTGAATCTTGCGGGAAGGGTCAAAGCCGTTTCCATGCTCGATGGCATTGCTCAAGGCTTCGATGCAGGCAATGGACAGGGAGTCCCGCAGGGAATCATCCCAGCCCAGCGATCCCGCAAGGCTCGCGAGTTGCTGATTGAGATTGTCCAGTGCGGAAAAGTCACTGGAGATGTGACCTTCCACAATGCCGGGGCGATCCATAGATCAGGAATCACCGAAGCTTGCGAGGGCTTCCCCTTCTTCTTCGAAGGAATCGAAGATCCCGGCCAGCTTGGTCACCATGAAAATGGACTCAATGCGGTCGGAAATGTTGAGGAGCTTGAACTCTCCCCCGGCATCCCGTGTGGAAGTATAACCTGCAATGAGGATCCCCAGACCCGTACTGTTGATCCACTGCACCTTGCCCAGATTGACGAGGATCTTTCTGCGGCCCTGCCCCAGCAGGTCTTTTACTGTCTCATGGAAGGTATCCGCATCCGGCCCGCCCATGACATTTCCGCTGATGTCCAGTACCGTCACCGAAGCTACTTCCCGTACCTTGATATTCATTCGATCTCCTTACGCTTGTCTTTCTCCTCCTGGAGAAGATTCAGTGCGGCCTTGATATCCTCGGGAAGGGGAGAGAGAAACTCCAGTTCCTTCCCGCTCCCTGGATGGGGAAAGGCCAGTCGAAAGGCATGGAGAGCCTGACGATCCAGCATCTCCAGCAGGCGACGGGATCGCTCCACATCGCTGCGCTTGCGACTTTTCTTTCCGGCGCTCCTCCCTCCGTAGAGAGGATCTCCAAGAACCGGATTCCCCTTCCGGGACAAATGAACCCGAATCTGGTGAGTCCGTCCCGTGTCAAGATCCAGACGAAGATAACTGAAAGACCCGAAGCTGTTCAAGCAAGAGTAGCGGGTCAGGGCCTCCTTGCCTCCTTCTTCCAGCACCGCCATCTTCTGACGGTGCAGGGGATCCCGCCCGATGTTCCCCCGGATCTCCCCCTTGTCAACGGATAGAGTTCCCCAGACCAGGGCAAGATAACTCCGCTGGAGGGTGCGGTTCTGGATCATTTCCGAGAGCGCCCGATGCGAGCGATCGTTTTTGGCAACAAGCATCAGCCCGCTGGTGTCCTTGTCCAGACGGTGAACAATGCCGGGGCGAAGTTCTCCTCCGATCCCCGAGAGATCCCCGATGTGGTGCAAGAGGGCATGAACGAGCGTGCCCTCGTGGTGCCCGGCGGCGGGATGGACGACCATGCCGGCGGCCTTGTCGACGACCACCAGGTCTTCGTCCTCGTAGACCAGATTGAGAGGAAGGTCTTCCGGCTGAAGTTCCGGAGGGACGGCCGCTGGGATTCTCAATATCACCTCGTCGCCCTCTTTCAGCAGATGCCCTGTTTTCACGCTTTGCCCGCCAAGCTGCACCTGGCCCTTTCGAACCAGTGCCTGAAGAAAGGAGCGGCTGTGGTCAGGAACTTGGCGAACAAGAAAATGATCCAGACGGGAACCCTCGTCACCTTCTGAAACCCGAAAGCGGTGACACTCTTCCCCGGAACTCATTCCGCGAGCCTGCCTGCCCGCGTTTCCCCGGGCTGAAAGAGAAGGTGCAAGGCGACAAGAGCGGCCCCGATGCTGATGAAGGAATCGGCAATATTGAAAACATACCAGTGATGACCGGCAATGCTGAAGTCGATGAAGTCGATGACCTCCCCGTTCCCCCGGAATCGGTCAATCAGGTTGCCGGCCGCTCCGCCCAGGATCAGGGCCAGAGGGAATACGGGGATTCCCGGTTTGCGTCTGTCCTTGCTGGCAACCAGATAGAGTATGACCCCAATGGCAAGAAGCTTGATCATGACAAAAAGAAAGCGGGCTCCCGAGAACAGTCCGAAGGCAGCTCCGGGATTGGTCACCAGGGTGAAGTCCAGAAACCCGGGAATCACAGGGCCCGCCCAACGCCCGTCCAGAGCCAGCTGCTTGCTGGCCAGGTCGAGAAAGAGGACCGCAAGAACCACCGAGAAAAAGAAGGGCCAGGGAGAATTAAGCTTTGCTGATTTCAATCTTGATCTCCTCACCGGATAATTCATGAGTCTCCTGGGAATCCAGCCCCCCGCAGCCTTCCTTCAGACCCAGGGCCAGGGTCTCGCTACAAAGTCGATCTCCCCAGACCGACAGACAGCGCCGGGTAAGATCTCCCCCTTCCCATGCAAGCTGAATCCGGTCGGAAACTTCCATCCCGGAACTCTTGCGGAGGTTCTGTACCCGGTTGACCAGTTCCCGGAAATGACCTTCGAGGAGAAGTTCCTCATCGAGATCCGTGGAGAGGGCTCCCAGGATCCGTCCTTCCATTCCACCGATCCAGTCGCCTTCGGCCTCCACGGCAAAGTCGAGATCATCCCTCTCCATACGGAAGGGACGCCCGGAGAGTTCCAGCGTCAGGGTGCCCTCCTCCCAGGCCTTATCGGCCTCCGGGGCCTCCAGACTCGCCAGTTTCGAGGCTGCTTCTTTCATGGAGGAACCCAGCCGGGGGCCCAGCGCCTTGAAGCGGGGCTTTACCTTGATTCGGAGCAAGCCCGCATCCTCCGACATCCTCTCGATGGACTTGAGATTGAGCTCATCCAGAATCTGCTCCCGAAGTTCGGGAACCCCGAGAACGGAATCCAGAGATGAAGAACCCTGCACCCGGAACTCGCGAAGCGGCTGGCGAATGCGATGCCCGCTTTCATTGCGCAGTGCGCGACCGAGACCCACCAGACTGAGAAGAGTCTCCATGGATTCCTCCAGCTTCTCGTCCACGAGCTCCGTTCGGGGCTTGGGATAGGACTGCAGGTGGACACTGTCCCCGGTCTTGCCGCTCAACGAGCGCCAGATCGCCTCACTGAGGAAGGGAATCATGGGTGCCGAAAGGAGACAGACTCCTTCAAGAACCGTTGAGAGAGTTTCGTAGGCAGCCGCCTTGTCCGCATTCATCTCGCCCTTCCAGAAGCGGCGACGGTTTCTGCGGACATACCAGTTGCTCAATTCCTCTTGCACAAAGTAGCTGATGCCCTTCAGCGCGCGAGTGATGTCATAGGCATCCAGATGCTCTCTTGTTCGAGCCACAAGAGTTTCGTAGCGGGAACGAATCCAGCGGTCGAGCAAGGTGTATTCCGCTTCCACCTGCCCGGGCTCCCAGCCATCCAGGTTTGCGTAAAGAGAGAGGAAGCCATAGGTATTGCGAAGAGTCCCCAGGAACTTGCTGTTCATCTCCCGGGGGCCGGCCTTGTCAAACTTCAGGGGCTGCCACAGGGGGCTGGACATGGCCATATAGGCACGGATCGCATCGCCGCCCTCACGATCCAGAATCTCCCAGGGATCCACCCGATTGCCCAGGGACTTGCTCATCTTCTTGCCCTTGGCATCAAGCACAAGCTCATTGACCAGCACTCTTTTGAAAGGAGCAGAATCCTTGAGGAAGACCGAGATGGCCAGCAGAGTGTAGAACCAGCCGCGACTCTGGTCGATGCCTTCGCAGATAAAGTCCGCAGGAAACTGGTCTTCAAAAACATCCTGGTTTTCAAAGGGCCAGTGCCACTGGGCAAAGGGCATGGAACCGGAGTCGAACCAGGCATCAATGACATCGGGAACCCGCTTCATGGCTTCCCCGGTCTCAGGATGACGCAGTTCCAGATCATCGACGAATGGTTTGTGTAGGTCTACTTCCTCGGGACAATCGACGGCCAGACTTCTCAGTTCCTCGATACTGCCCACACAATGCAGTTTGCCGCTCTCCGTTCTCCAGATTGGAAGCGGCGTCCCCCAGAAGCGATCGCGGCTCAGGGCCCAGTCGACGTTCCCTTCCAGCCAGTTCCCGAAACGGTGGCGACCGACTTCCTCGGGATACCAGGTCACCTTATCATTGGCGGCCAGGAAGCGATCCTTCAGCTTTGTCGTCTCGATGAACCAGGCCGGCTGGGCGAAATACATCAGCGGCCCTTTGTCACGCCAGCAGTGGGGATAGCTGTGTGTCACCCTGTCCCGGTTGAAGAGAAGTCCCCGCGTCTTCAAATCCCTGATGATGTGGGGATCCGCTTCCTTGAAGTCCATGCCCGCAAAAGGCTCGCAGGAGGCATCCACCTTGCCGTCTGCGCCCACCATGGCGACAAAGGCCAGGTTCTTCTTCCGGCCGATTTCGTAGTCATCCGCGCCATAGGCCGGTGCCATGTGCACGATCCCGGTTCCATCTTCCGAGCTTACAAAATCTGCCTCCACCACCAGAGCGCAATCCTTGCCCTCCTCCACCGGCGCATAGTCGTAGAGCCGCTGGTAGCGAAGCCCCAGAAGGTCCGAGCCTTTCAAGCGCTCAAGAACCTCGTATTCCCGATCTCCCATTTCAGCCAGACGAGCTTCGGCCAGAATCAGGATTTCATCCTCGCAGGACACTTTCACATAGTCGAGATTCGGATTGACGGCCGCGGCCACATTGGAAAGAAGGGTCCAGGGAGTGGTCGTCCAGACAAGCAGGCTCGTCTTCTCTTCATCGAGCAAGCGAAAGCGAACCGTGACGGTCGGATCCTCGACATCGGCATAGCCCTGGGCAACCTCATGGCTTGAGTACACGGTTCCCAGACGGGGATTGTAGGGCATGACCTTGTAGCCCTCGTAGATCAGGCCCTCATCCCAGAAACGCTGAAGAATGTGCCAAACCGACTCCACATAGTCATTGGTCAGCGTGATATAGGCATCGTCGAGATTCACCCAGTAGCCGATGCGACGGGTCATCTCGCGCCACTCCTTCTCATAGGAGAAGACGCTCTTCCGGCACTGCCGATTGAACTCGGCAACTCCGTACTCCTCAATGGAACGCTTGTCGGACAGTCCCAACTGCTTCTGCACCTCCAGTTCTACGGGCAGTCCGTGCGTATCCCAACCGGCCTTGCGTTGCACGCGGTAGCCGTCCATGGACTTGTAGCGGCAGATGCTGTCCTTGGCCAGACGGGCCAGGATATGGTGAACTCCGGGACTTCCGTTTGCGGTCGGCGGTCCCTCGAAGAAAACGAAGGGAGGCACGGAAGCATCCAGATCCTGGGTCTTCTCAAAAATCCGGTTCCGCTCCCAGCCTTCCATGATGGACTTCTCCATCTCCACCGGGTTGGCGTAAATGCTCAGCGAGGGAAACCGGGATTGGGATTCGCTCATCCTCTACTCCAATTGATCTTCGATCAGTGCTTCCAGAAGAAACTGCAGGGTTTCGGTATGTTCGCCGGGGGGATCCGAAGCTTCGCCGGGCCAGGCCAGCCCGAGAACCGGGATTCCCGCATGAGAAGCAGCCAGTGCTTCGGGCAGATGATAGATGCCGCAGAAATCCGCGCCCAGCCTTTTCATGAACTCCCGCTCCGCCGGGGTATTGAGGTTGGGACCGGATAGATAGGCGAAAATTCCCTCGGACTTCGAGTGCCCCGCTTCTGCCAGAAGTTCCGCAGCCCTGTCCCGAAGATGCGGAGTCCAGGTGTTTCTGACATCGGGAAAGCGGGGGCCGAGGGATTCGTCATTTTCCCCGATCAGGGGATTGTCTCCCGCAAGATTCAGGTGGTCGCTGAAGAGCAGAAGCCCGGAGCCCTCTCCCCCCAGCGGACTGGCCGGTGCGCAGAGAATCAGTGCCTCTAGTCCGCCCGCTTTCATGGCGCGAAGGACCTGCACCAGGCTTGCCATGCTCTCGCCCTCATAATAGGAGGGAGCATCATGAATCACGGCCCAGCTGCCATCCTCGCGAAACTCCAGGTCACCCCGGGACGGGCAGTGGGGAACTTGGGAAAGGGGAAGCCGGGAACCCTCGCGGCCGGGGAGCTTCAGGCTGGAGGCTGGCGGAGCGAGGGACAGAAGAAGCCGAGGATTCCCCTGACCCTCGAAGGCGAGGGCGGTCTCCCTGATTCTGTCCGACAATGTGCTCACAGTTTACGCTCCCAAGCTCCAAGGGGCGCAATCTAGGGCACTTAGGGCTGAATTGCAACGGATTAGTTCCGGCTGGGGAATTGTTCCTGTTCCTGTCGGGGCTTGCCCTGCCCCTCACTCCCGGGTTTCAAAAAGAGAGCGACCGACCCGGACCATGCTCGCACCCTCTTCAATGGCAATCTCGAAATCCTCGCTCATCCCCATGGAAAGCTCCTCCAGGAGAAGGCCCGGGGCATTTCTCGCACGGATCCTGTCCCGGATTTCTCTCAGCAGACGAAAGGCCTCCCGGGCTCCCCTCTCTCCCCCGCCCAGGGGGCCGATGGTCATCAGTCCCCTCAGGAGAATGCCCGGGTAGTCCTGGAGGGAGAGAGCGAATTCCTCCGCATCCCCGGGCAACACTCCGGACTTGTCCGAATCCCCGGAGCAATTCACCTCCAGAAGAAGAGAAGTCCTGAATTCCCGGTCCCGGGATTTCTGTGAGAGGATTCCGGCGAGTTTCAGGGAGTCAAGGGAGTGGATCATTTCAAAACGCCCGAGGACCTTGTTCACCTTGTTGCTCTGGAGGTGGCCGACCATGTGCCAAACCACGTCTTCCGGTAGAAGCTCGATCTTGCGAAGTGCATCCTGAACGCGGTTCTCGGCGAACTCCCGCTGCCCGCACTCATAGAGTTCAAGAACCTGCTCCGGATTGGCCGACTTTGT from Candidatus Krumholzibacteriia bacterium harbors:
- a CDS encoding YggS family pyridoxal phosphate-dependent enzyme, with the protein product MSIRENLANIRQRMREASLRSGRASDSARLIAVTKSANPEQVLELYECGQREFAENRVQDALRKIELLPEDVVWHMVGHLQSNKVNKVLGRFEMIHSLDSLKLAGILSQKSRDREFRTSLLLEVNCSGDSDKSGVLPGDAEEFALSLQDYPGILLRGLMTIGPLGGGERGAREAFRLLREIRDRIRARNAPGLLLEELSMGMSEDFEIAIEEGASMVRVGRSLFETRE
- the ileS gene encoding isoleucine--tRNA ligase yields the protein MSESQSRFPSLSIYANPVEMEKSIMEGWERNRIFEKTQDLDASVPPFVFFEGPPTANGSPGVHHILARLAKDSICRYKSMDGYRVQRKAGWDTHGLPVELEVQKQLGLSDKRSIEEYGVAEFNRQCRKSVFSYEKEWREMTRRIGYWVNLDDAYITLTNDYVESVWHILQRFWDEGLIYEGYKVMPYNPRLGTVYSSHEVAQGYADVEDPTVTVRFRLLDEEKTSLLVWTTTPWTLLSNVAAAVNPNLDYVKVSCEDEILILAEARLAEMGDREYEVLERLKGSDLLGLRYQRLYDYAPVEEGKDCALVVEADFVSSEDGTGIVHMAPAYGADDYEIGRKKNLAFVAMVGADGKVDASCEPFAGMDFKEADPHIIRDLKTRGLLFNRDRVTHSYPHCWRDKGPLMYFAQPAWFIETTKLKDRFLAANDKVTWYPEEVGRHRFGNWLEGNVDWALSRDRFWGTPLPIWRTESGKLHCVGSIEELRSLAVDCPEEVDLHKPFVDDLELRHPETGEAMKRVPDVIDAWFDSGSMPFAQWHWPFENQDVFEDQFPADFICEGIDQSRGWFYTLLAISVFLKDSAPFKRVLVNELVLDAKGKKMSKSLGNRVDPWEILDREGGDAIRAYMAMSSPLWQPLKFDKAGPREMNSKFLGTLRNTYGFLSLYANLDGWEPGQVEAEYTLLDRWIRSRYETLVARTREHLDAYDITRALKGISYFVQEELSNWYVRRNRRRFWKGEMNADKAAAYETLSTVLEGVCLLSAPMIPFLSEAIWRSLSGKTGDSVHLQSYPKPRTELVDEKLEESMETLLSLVGLGRALRNESGHRIRQPLREFRVQGSSSLDSVLGVPELREQILDELNLKSIERMSEDAGLLRIKVKPRFKALGPRLGSSMKEAASKLASLEAPEADKAWEEGTLTLELSGRPFRMERDDLDFAVEAEGDWIGGMEGRILGALSTDLDEELLLEGHFRELVNRVQNLRKSSGMEVSDRIQLAWEGGDLTRRCLSVWGDRLCSETLALGLKEGCGGLDSQETHELSGEEIKIEISKA
- the ruvX gene encoding Holliday junction resolvase RuvX, whose protein sequence is MSESGGRVLAIDPGEVRVGLSISDSLRMTAQGLETFVRGRGSFLDHLETLIHDYAVDCIVLGYPLNMDGSAGESALKSESLRDLLVERFRLPVHLWDERLSSVEARKAFPPGSRKDWDQIAAALILQGYLDSIAGGSDEY
- a CDS encoding STAS domain-containing protein, yielding MNIKVREVASVTVLDISGNVMGGPDADTFHETVKDLLGQGRRKILVNLGKVQWINSTGLGILIAGYTSTRDAGGEFKLLNISDRIESIFMVTKLAGIFDSFEEEGEALASFGDS
- a CDS encoding RluA family pseudouridine synthase, producing MSSGEECHRFRVSEGDEGSRLDHFLVRQVPDHSRSFLQALVRKGQVQLGGQSVKTGHLLKEGDEVILRIPAAVPPELQPEDLPLNLVYEDEDLVVVDKAAGMVVHPAAGHHEGTLVHALLHHIGDLSGIGGELRPGIVHRLDKDTSGLMLVAKNDRSHRALSEMIQNRTLQRSYLALVWGTLSVDKGEIRGNIGRDPLHRQKMAVLEEGGKEALTRYSCLNSFGSFSYLRLDLDTGRTHQIRVHLSRKGNPVLGDPLYGGRSAGKKSRKRSDVERSRRLLEMLDRQALHAFRLAFPHPGSGKELEFLSPLPEDIKAALNLLQEEKDKRKEIE
- a CDS encoding ATP-binding protein, whose amino-acid sequence is MDRPGIVEGHISSDFSALDNLNQQLASLAGSLGWDDSLRDSLSIACIEALSNAIEHGNGFDPSRKIHYLIEADPRHFVFRIRDEGEGFDPADYLRELPEPEDGKIPERGRGLSIIHSLVDRVFGLHDDEGRFTLVLEKDLSGEVGRE
- the mltG gene encoding endolytic transglycosylase MltG, whose product is MSTSKTHRPLLLLLLLLILDLLFAIWVSWALPSQDSVSEELVLIPEGWTSGEITDSLLARGVLRNDRLFRVALYLGGGRDLKAGRYLFRRPEAPGRVLSALKRGETERVWLRIPEGLWLKETAGVVASQLGLDSLSLHSRFLDTPPPVGDSGAGGSGMEGFLFPDTYAFEYPVREKTVVRRLRERSEEVIGELEKQYPERARELGRWNWVTLASIVEAETRLDTERERVAAVYLNRLRKGMKLEADPTIIYGLGRRLRRLYYKHLDIEGPYNTYQNPGLPLTPICNPGYRSLEAVLKADLSDPSLYFVARGDGSHLFSETYREHQSKVQDLRNGRIPHR
- the lspA gene encoding signal peptidase II; this encodes MKSAKLNSPWPFFFSVVLAVLFLDLASKQLALDGRWAGPVIPGFLDFTLVTNPGAAFGLFSGARFLFVMIKLLAIGVILYLVASKDRRKPGIPVFPLALILGGAAGNLIDRFRGNGEVIDFIDFSIAGHHWYVFNIADSFISIGAALVALHLLFQPGETRAGRLAE